CGGACTCCCTGCCGCCGGTGGTCGACCTCGCCGACGACGGCCTGCCCGCGGGCCCCCGGGACGCCCTGCCGGCGCCGGGGGACGTGGCCCTCGTGCAGTACACCTCGGGCAGCACCAACCAGCCGAAAGGCGTGGTGCTCGACCACGGGAACCTGATGGCCAATATGGCGGCGATCAGCGCGGTGTTCCGCCTGGGCGCGGACACGCGCGCGTTGTCGTGGCTCCCGCCGTATCACGACATGGGATTGATCGGATTCATCCTCACCCCCGTGTACGGTGGTTTTCCGGTTCGCCTGATGTCGCCGATCCATTTCCTCAAGAATCCGCTGGAGTGGATCCGGCAGATCGGCGAGCTGGGCATCACGCACACCGGCGCGCCGAACTTCGGCTACGACCTGTGCGTGCGCCGCGCCGAGGGCAAGGACCTGTCCGGGGTCGACCTGAGCCGCTGGCGGCTGGCGTTCAACGGCGCCGAGCCGGTCCGGGCCCGCACGCTGACCGCGTTCGCGGACCGCTTCGCCGCCAACGGCTTCCGCCCCGAGGCGTTCCTGCCCTGCTACGGGTTGGCCGAGGCGACGCTGATCGTCACCGGGCGGCACTGGTCCGGCCACGACGTCGACGAGGAGGGCCGGGTGGACTGCGGCCCGGTGATCGACGGGCACCGCGTGCTGGTCGTCGACCCCGCCACGGGCACCCCGGTGGAGGACGCGGAGGGCGAGATCTGGGTGCGCGGCCCGAGCGTGAGCCGCGGCTACCTCAACGACACCGGGCAGCCGGAGTCCGAGCTGTTCGGCCACGTCGACGGCGAGCGCTACCTGCGCACCGGCGACCTCGGCCACCTGCGCGCCGGGCACCTGTTCGTCACCGGCCGCCGCAAGGACGTGCTGATCCAGCACGGCGTGAACCACCACGCCCACGACCTGGAGGCGGCGGCCGTGCTGGACAACCCGCTGCTGCGCCCGACCGCGGCCGCGTTCACCGCGGCCGACGACCAGGAGCTGGTGCTGGTGGCGGAGCTGGCCAAGCGCACCGCCGCCGACCCCGGGGAGCTGGCCGTCGACATCCGCGCCAGGGTGCTCACCGCGACCGGCGCCCGGGTCGACACCGTGGTGCTGTGCCCGCCGGGCACGATCCCGCGCACCACCAGCGGCAAGATCCAGCGCGCCCTGACCAGGGCCCGCTACCTGGCGGGCGGGCTGGCGGGGGCCGTGCTGCCCGCGGCCGGCCCGACCCGGGACGCCGCGCGGGAACCCGTCGAGCTGTTCCTGGCCGGCGTGTTCGCCGCGGTGTGCGACGTGGCCGAGTGCGCGCCCACCCAGACCCTGGGCGCCATCGGCGGCGACTCCGTGCGCGGCGCGGAGATCGCGGCGGTCACCGAGGACGCACTGCGCCTGCCGGTGCCCGTGGAGCTGGTGCTGGAGGCCCAGTCGCCCCGCGAGCTGGCCGGGCGGCTGCTGGCGCGCTGGGCGGCCGACGGCGTCACCGGCGCCCAGGTCGTCGACCGGATCGACGCCGTGGCCGGCGTGCAAGCCTGACCCGACCGGAGGAGCTTCGTCGTGGAATTCCCCGCTGCCCTCGGACGCGATCTCGTCAAGCGGTGGCGCACCCGCGCGGCACCGGTCGCGGCGTCCGGCGACACCCCGACGCAGGCGGGGATCCGGCTGTTCGAGCAGGTGCACCCCGGCACGGCGGTCAACGTGCTGTCGTTCGTGGCCGCCGCGCCGGGACCGGTGGACGCCGACCGGCTGCGGTCGGCGCTGGCCGAGGTCGCCGCCCGGCACCCCCACCTGGGTCCGGGCGCACCGCTGGAGGTGCTGCGCGCGGACGGGCGCGAGGCCGCGCTGGCGCAGGCCCGCGAGCGGGCGGGGCGGCCGGTGGACCTGGCGACCGGGCCGCTGTGGCGCGCCGCGGTGTGGTCGGCGGCCGGCGAGACGGTCATCCAGGTGGTGGCGCACCACCTGGTGTGCGACGGCTGGTCGCTCGGGGTGTTCCTGGCGGAGCTGTCCGCCGCGTACTCCGGCGCGCCGCTGCCGCCCGCCGAGCCGCTGCCCGCGACCACCACCGAGGTGACCGACGCGGACCTGGCCTACTGGCGCGACCGGCTGGCCGGCGCCGCACCGCCCGCGCTGCCGACCGACCGGCCCCGGCCGGCCCGGCCGCGGTTCCGCTCCGGCTCCGTGCCGCTGGCGCTGGGCGCGGACGTGGCGCGGCGGGTGCGGGAGGTGGCGGCGGCCGAGGGCGTCACACCGTTCATGCTGCTGCTGAGCGCGTTGCACCTGGTGGTGGCGAAGGTGTCCGGGCAGTCGGACGTGGTGGTCGGGTCGCCGACGATCACCCGGGAGCGGCACCGCGCGCCGCGCGCGATCGGGCCCCTGGTGAACATGCTGGCGCTGCGGACCGACAGCTCGGGTGCGCGCACCGGCCGGGAGCTGGTGCGGGCGGTGCGGGAGACGTGCCTCGGCGCGTACGGGCGCGGGCACGTGCCGCTGGAGGCGGTGGGTGGCGGCGCGATCCGGGTGATGTGCGTGCTCCAGGACGGGGTGCCGGAGTTCCGGCTGGGCGACCTGCCGGTGCGCCCGCTGCTGATGGCGCCGGCGGCGATCCAGCACGACGTGGAGCTGTACCTGTGGCTGACGCCGGAGGGGGTGACCGGGTTCCTCGGCTACGACACCGACCTGTTCGACGCCTCGACGGCCGGGTTGCTGGCGGACCGGTTCGGGGTGGCGCTGGGCGCGTTGCTGGCGGACCTGGACGTGGAGCTGGCCGGGCTGGACGTGCGGACCTCGGGTGAGCGCGCGCAACTCGCCCTGCTGGGTGCCGGTTCGGCCGCCTCGGTACCCGCGGCGTGCGTGCACGAGCTGGTCGAGGCCCAGGTGGACCGGACGCCCGACGCCGTGGCTCTGCGGGCCGTGGACACGACGTTGACCTATCGCGAGCTGGACGCCCGCGCCAACCGACTGGCCCACCAGCTGATCGAGTGGGGCATCACCCCCGGCACCCTCGTCGGCGTCCGCCTGCCCCGCACCAGCGACCTGGTCGTCGCGCTCCTGGGCATCTTGAAGGCCGGTGCGGCCTACGTGCCGATCGACCCGGCGTACCCGGCCGAGCGGGTCGAGTACATCCGCCAGGACACCAACGCACCCCTCATCCTGACCACCGACAACTTCGCAATGTCGAATGTTGACATTCGACCTGCGGTGGCTGTTGGTGTCGAGGACCTGGCGTACACGATCTACACCTCGGGCTCGACGGGGCGTCCGAAGGGCGTGATG
This portion of the Saccharothrix syringae genome encodes:
- a CDS encoding AMP-binding protein, which encodes MTHRTLAHVLVDHVATDGDRPAFEYLHDDGRVDRLTYRELLDRATRVARRLRDASDGGPTLLLYPPGLDFVVAVYGCFLAGVPAVPTYPPLFGAADRIKQRFERVLADSRATALLADPLVLSVLTSSGAPDSLPPVVDLADDGLPAGPRDALPAPGDVALVQYTSGSTNQPKGVVLDHGNLMANMAAISAVFRLGADTRALSWLPPYHDMGLIGFILTPVYGGFPVRLMSPIHFLKNPLEWIRQIGELGITHTGAPNFGYDLCVRRAEGKDLSGVDLSRWRLAFNGAEPVRARTLTAFADRFAANGFRPEAFLPCYGLAEATLIVTGRHWSGHDVDEEGRVDCGPVIDGHRVLVVDPATGTPVEDAEGEIWVRGPSVSRGYLNDTGQPESELFGHVDGERYLRTGDLGHLRAGHLFVTGRRKDVLIQHGVNHHAHDLEAAAVLDNPLLRPTAAAFTAADDQELVLVAELAKRTAADPGELAVDIRARVLTATGARVDTVVLCPPGTIPRTTSGKIQRALTRARYLAGGLAGAVLPAAGPTRDAAREPVELFLAGVFAAVCDVAECAPTQTLGAIGGDSVRGAEIAAVTEDALRLPVPVELVLEAQSPRELAGRLLARWAADGVTGAQVVDRIDAVAGVQA